The Candidatus Eisenbacteria bacterium genomic interval AGGATCTCCTCGATCCGGGCCACCGCCTCCGGCTTCTCGATCTTCGCGATCACCGGAAGCTGGGCGCCATGGCGCTCGAGGATCTGCCGCACGCGCAGCACGTCCTCGGGGCGCCGCACGAACGACAGCGCGACCATGTCGACGCGCAGCGTGAGCGCGAATTCGAGATCGGCGAGGTCCTTCTCGCCCAGGGCTTCCACGCGCAGATCGGCACCCGGCAGGTTGAGTCCCTTGTGATTGCTGACCACTCCGCCGTGGATCACGCGGCAGGTGAGTTCTCGGCCGTCGGTCTTGAGGACTTCGAGGTGTACGCGGCCGTCGTCGATCAGCACCGTGTCGCCCGGCTTCACTTCGCTCGCGAGCGAGGCGTAGTCGGTCGAAGCGCGCCGCGCGGTGCCGAGAACGCGTTCGGTGGTGATGCGGAACTCGGCGTCGGGCTCGAGCGTCGCGCTTCCACCTTCGAACATGCCGAGTCGGATCTTGGGACCCTGCAGGTCGGCGAGTACTCCGACGGCGTGACTGGTCGCGTCACTGGCCGCACGCACGGCGTGATACATGCTGCGGTGCGTTTCGTGGTCCGCGTGCGAGAAGTTGAGCCGCGCAACGTCCATGCCGGCTTCCACCAGCGCTCGGACCCGTTCGGGGGTTCCGGTTGCCGGGCCGAGCGTGCAGACGATTTTGGCGCGTCGAGACATGGATCCCGTCCTTGCGATCCGGGTTTCGGCCCGAACCTCTGCGACCACGATCGTCCTGACCGACGGCCGCGAAGTGGAAATGGGGTGGATGACGGGGCTCGAACCCGCGACCCTCGGGACCACAACCCGATGCTCTGCCGACTGAGCTACATCCACCGCGAATGCTGGGGCACGGCGCGAATGGCGCGCCTGGAGGGAATCGAACCCCCGACCGGCGGATTAGAAATCCGCTGCTCTATCCTTCTGAGCTACAGGCGCAGGGTCTCGACCGGCACTCGGGACCATGAGCCTGCGACGCGTGTCGCGCCGGGATATGGTCGGGGCGAGAGGATTTGAACCTCCGACACCCTGCTCCCAAAGCAGGTGCGCTACCGGGCTGCGCCACGCCCCGGCGAACCCATGCGACTTGGCGGGCGGCAGAGTAGGGGAGCGGACCATCGCAGTCAATCGCACGGCCTTTGCAGCGGCCCGTGTTGCCCCTATGCTGAGCACTCGAAATGACACCATGCCTCCGCACGGAGGCCCCCGCGCAAGGAGTAGCTCATGAGTGTGAACAAGGTCATGTTGCTCGGTCGACTGGGACGCGATCCGGAG includes:
- the pyk gene encoding pyruvate kinase produces the protein MSRRAKIVCTLGPATGTPERVRALVEAGMDVARLNFSHADHETHRSMYHAVRAASDATSHAVGVLADLQGPKIRLGMFEGGSATLEPDAEFRITTERVLGTARRASTDYASLASEVKPGDTVLIDDGRVHLEVLKTDGRELTCRVIHGGVVSNHKGLNLPGADLRVEALGEKDLADLEFALTLRVDMVALSFVRRPEDVLRVRQILERHGAQLPVIAKIEKPEAVARIEEILDTFDGVMVARGDLGVESPLERVPLVQKEIIRLARAKAKPVIVATQMLESMIENSTPTRAEATDVVNAVLDGADAVMLSGETSVGAHPLEVVRVMNRLIMAAESNGGPVIELRRGRSVTAQEAVSRAAAR